From a region of the Carettochelys insculpta isolate YL-2023 chromosome 29, ASM3395843v1, whole genome shotgun sequence genome:
- the FBXL12 gene encoding F-box/LRR-repeat protein 12: MAAPGGLGALPDFLLLEILSLLPLHERLRGARVCRRWHRLIQDKMLWRHVDLTPYKINSRILWHLLRQYLHNRLKILKVRGALCSMRKHEFLSPALLQALEMRCPSLHHLCLTEADLRLLQYHCIPASLKTLELRQCEIPAVWFQKSAPASTLRVLPQLQHLIIHNVPAFSDHHLFNISSQSSLRTLTLSGTYRVTDTGIQRAAPHLEDLECLVLRKCVITDAAFHFIGRHMKQLRSLEISNPCSLTDAGLMCLAVLKCLETLCLEFSYKLSPDTIVAMCQSLPQLRTLLLEGIDFGDQAIHKIQTCLPSCILAAP, from the exons ATGGCTGCTCCCGGGGGTCTGGGGGCGCTCCCCGACTTCCTGCTACTGGAGATTTTGTCGCTGCTGCCGCTGCACGAACGATTGCGCGGGGCCAG GGTCTGCAGACGCTGGCACAGACTGATACAGGACAAGATGCTCTGGAGACATGTGGATTTAACACCTTACAAG ATCAATTCCAggatcttgtggcatctgctgcGGCAGTACCTGCACAATCGCCTGAAGATACTGAAAGTGAGAGGAGCTCTCTGCTCAATGAGAAAGCATGAGTTCCTTTCCCCAGCGCTGCTGCAGGCGCTTGAGATgcggtgccccagccttcatcaTCTGTGCCTGACAGAGGCCGACCTCCGTCTGCTCCAATATCACTGTATACCAGCTTCTCTGAAGACCTTGGAACTGCGCCAGTGTGAGATCCCTGCTGTGTGGTTCCAAAAATCTGCACCTGCCAGCACTCTCAGAGTCCTGCCAcaactgcagcacctcatcatCCATAATGTTCCTGCCTTTTCTGATCACCATCTGTTCAATATCTCGTCTCAAAGCAGCCTGAGGACACTGACTCTCTCTGGAACCTATCGGGTGACGGACACTGGGATTCAGAGAGCAGCCCCACATCTGGAGGACCTGGAATGCCTGGTTCTGCGCAAGTGTGTTATTACAGATGCTGCTTTTCACTTCATTGGGCGTCACATGAAACAACTCCGCTCTTTGGAAatcagcaatccttgttccttaACAGATGCTGGCCTGATGTGTTTAGCAGTCTTGAAGTGCTTAGAAACTCTCTGCCTTGAGTTTAGCTATAAGCTTTCCCCTGACACTATTGTTGCTATGTGCCAATCACTGCCACAGTTAAGGACTCTCCTTTTAGAGGGAATTGATTTTGGAGACCAGGCAATACATAAGATTCAGACATGTTTGCCCAGCTGCATTTTAGCTGCTCCATGA
- the UBL5 gene encoding ubiquitin-like protein 5 — translation MIEVVCNDRLGKKVRVKCNTEDTIGDLKKLIAAQTGTRWDKIVLKKWYTIFKDHVSLGDYEIHDGMNLELYYQ, via the exons ATGATCGAAGTTGTCTGCAACGACCGGCTGGGCAAGAAGGTGCGAGTGAAATGCAA CACTGAGGACACAATTGGCGACCTGAAAAAACTCATTGCAGCTCAGACTGGGACCCGGTGGGACAAAATTGTGCTCAAGAAATG GTACACAATCTTCAAGGACCACGTATCATTGGGAGATT ATGAAATCCATGATGGCATGAACCTGGAGTTATATTACCAGTAG